In Senegalia massiliensis, a single genomic region encodes these proteins:
- a CDS encoding DUF5700 domain-containing putative Zn-dependent protease, translated as MNINIRNKTVFKMLELCKRHKKGKLYREELEDLLEHDDYKVEFERYNTKGLPITNITKEEFVDYFINLQQLDTKDIQNERLRIHHIQYKYFFNNLDFYEKEIKKLLLIDESIVKEGLKYTINGLPSYINFDSLDVIFTISIGNSFGWPYKNCIHFDVLSFFKLCNINDLKLFKSFIGHEVHHIGYNKFSQEVNISKFNPEEYLYYFLAFEGLAVKYCNNGQGILTKKIYNDLEQNVGMDTFTWNYLRDEFYDIFNEFKSQIQLIRIGKIKDLDDIKEIISEYWLNSCTKLQEKEEVPKLKHSKNYYFGNEIWGLIHDIYGKEKVFEVLKKPKEFPKEFNKALNQIGRTDLII; from the coding sequence TTGAATATAAATATTAGAAATAAGACTGTATTTAAGATGCTTGAATTATGTAAAAGACATAAAAAAGGAAAATTATATAGAGAAGAATTGGAAGATTTATTAGAACACGATGATTATAAAGTTGAATTTGAAAGGTACAATACTAAAGGACTTCCAATTACAAATATTACAAAAGAAGAGTTTGTCGATTATTTTATTAATTTACAACAACTTGACACTAAAGATATTCAAAATGAAAGACTTAGAATTCATCATATTCAGTATAAATATTTTTTTAATAATTTAGATTTTTATGAAAAAGAAATAAAAAAATTATTATTAATTGATGAATCTATCGTTAAGGAAGGACTTAAATATACTATCAATGGATTACCTTCATATATAAACTTTGACAGCTTAGATGTTATATTTACGATAAGTATAGGCAATAGCTTTGGTTGGCCATATAAAAACTGTATTCATTTTGATGTTTTATCGTTTTTTAAATTATGCAATATAAACGATTTAAAACTATTTAAATCGTTTATTGGACATGAAGTACATCATATAGGTTATAATAAATTTTCACAAGAAGTAAATATAAGTAAATTCAATCCTGAAGAGTATCTTTATTATTTTTTAGCATTTGAAGGACTTGCTGTTAAGTACTGTAATAATGGACAAGGAATTTTAACAAAGAAGATATATAATGATCTAGAACAAAATGTTGGGATGGACACTTTTACATGGAATTATCTGAGAGATGAGTTTTATGATATTTTTAATGAATTTAAGTCTCAGATACAGTTAATTCGAATAGGTAAAATAAAAGATTTAGATGATATTAAAGAAATAATATCAGAATATTGGTTAAATTCATGTACAAAACTACAAGAAAAAGAAGAGGTCCCTAAATTAAAACATTCTAAAAATTATTATTTTGGAAATGAAATTTGGGGTTTAATACATGACATATATGGAAAAGAAAAAGTATTTGAAGTCCTTAAAAAACCTAAAGAATTTCCAAAGGAGTTTAATAAAGCTTTAAACCAAATAGGTAGAACAGATTTAATTATATAG
- the deoD gene encoding purine-nucleoside phosphorylase yields the protein MIPTPHIEAKNKNEIAKTVLMPGDPLRAKFIADTFLEDVKQFNGVRNVLGYTGTYKGRRISVMASGMGMPSIGIYSYELYKFYDVENIIRIGSCGGYTPDVKLYDVILAKDAWSESSYAKVQGGYESDTIEGTPELNQRLVKYANELGIPMHIERIHSSDVFYRQNFEEYKEIYNKYGCVAVEMEAFSLFHNAKVLGKKAACLLTVSDNLETKEETTSEERQNAFTNMMKIALEMAE from the coding sequence ATGATACCAACACCACATATTGAAGCAAAAAATAAGAATGAAATTGCAAAAACTGTTTTGATGCCAGGGGATCCCTTGAGAGCAAAGTTTATAGCAGATACATTTTTAGAAGATGTAAAGCAGTTTAATGGAGTACGAAATGTTTTGGGATATACTGGTACTTACAAAGGAAGAAGAATTTCCGTTATGGCAAGTGGCATGGGGATGCCTAGTATAGGGATTTACTCCTATGAGCTTTATAAATTTTATGATGTAGAAAATATTATTCGAATTGGATCTTGTGGAGGTTATACTCCAGATGTAAAATTATATGATGTAATATTAGCAAAGGATGCTTGGAGTGAATCTAGTTATGCTAAAGTACAAGGTGGTTATGAAAGTGACACTATTGAAGGTACTCCAGAATTAAACCAGCGTCTTGTAAAGTATGCAAATGAATTAGGAATTCCAATGCATATAGAAAGAATTCATTCTTCTGATGTTTTTTATAGACAAAATTTTGAAGAATATAAAGAGATTTATAATAAGTATGGCTGTGTAGCTGTAGAGATGGAAGCTTTTTCTCTTTTCCATAATGCAAAAGTACTTGGAAAAAAAGCAGCATGTTTACTTACTGTATCTGACAATTTAGAAACTAAAGAAGAAACAACTTCTGAAGAAAGGCAAAATGCATTCACTAATATG
- a CDS encoding DUF2785 domain-containing protein, whose translation MENLKEKLQMIAQNEYAIPDEINLEKLIESMLENIGSLDSELRDNLIYSTLARWIGNQKIEKEMLKKIINVVLDDKHLFYKIDSKDETAVFTRSFSILIVALIIYSHRKEKLFNKQEVRDIYRKVTQYFKDENDLRGYVAEYGWGHSVAHTADALDELAMCEEIGIDELKNMLENIKYKVSTGTYVYVHEEDERLVTAIISIISRKVIIENELITWIESFLELEDLDDSMRNYLKNLNIKNFMRSLYFRLLNTGENKKLIDVIIRVLK comes from the coding sequence ATGGAGAATTTAAAAGAAAAATTACAAATGATAGCACAGAATGAATATGCTATACCTGATGAAATAAATTTAGAAAAGTTAATTGAATCAATGCTAGAGAACATAGGAAGTTTAGATTCTGAACTAAGGGATAATCTAATTTATTCTACATTAGCGAGATGGATAGGAAATCAAAAGATTGAAAAAGAAATGTTGAAGAAAATTATAAATGTAGTTCTTGATGACAAGCATTTGTTTTATAAAATTGATTCAAAGGATGAGACAGCAGTATTTACAAGGTCTTTTTCCATATTGATAGTAGCATTAATTATCTATTCTCATCGTAAAGAAAAATTATTTAATAAACAAGAAGTTAGAGATATATATAGAAAAGTTACACAGTACTTTAAAGATGAAAATGATTTGCGTGGATACGTAGCAGAGTATGGATGGGGACACTCCGTAGCTCATACAGCTGATGCACTTGATGAATTAGCAATGTGTGAAGAAATTGGAATTGATGAACTTAAGAATATGCTTGAAAATATTAAATATAAAGTGAGCACAGGAACTTATGTATATGTTCATGAAGAAGATGAGAGGTTAGTAACAGCTATAATAAGTATTATTTCAAGAAAGGTTATTATAGAAAATGAATTAATAACATGGATAGAATCATTCTTAGAATTGGAAGACCTTGATGATTCCATGAGGAACTATCTTAAAAATTTAAATATAAAGAATTTTATGCGTAGTTTATACTTTAGATTATTAAATACAGGTGAAAACAAAAAGCTAATAGATGTAATAATTCGAGTACTAAAATGA
- a CDS encoding serine hydrolase domain-containing protein yields the protein MFKEELVRLLNEKSNNNEFSGVVLIKKSDKEIFSGSYGYANRSWGIKNSIETRFRVGSISKMFTAVAIIQLIENEKLNFDTSVVKYLELDDTKIPEGVTIHNLLTHTSGIADYFDENGSDYEWEKLWSEKPIYSFKKLSDYIQLFAYDEPIYNVGEKFQYNGAGYILLGLIIEKASGVSYFDYVRKNIFSKLNMNDTDFISLDEVYDNVAEGYEPIEIEEDNMVLWKKNIYTATPVPASDGGATSTAYDLINFVQSLRTTKILGEDMTNKILMPHVLDEGSNGFRDYVWKYGYGNWFILDKDNNVIRGGHTGEEYGVSCRLYYYPFFNIDVVILGNQGWCAGSLGWDIHDMIIKSKL from the coding sequence ATGTTTAAAGAAGAACTTGTTAGATTACTTAATGAAAAAAGTAATAATAATGAATTTAGTGGAGTTGTTTTAATAAAAAAATCAGATAAAGAAATATTTTCTGGATCATATGGATATGCAAATAGAAGCTGGGGTATTAAAAATTCAATAGAAACAAGGTTTAGAGTAGGTTCTATATCAAAGATGTTTACAGCAGTAGCAATTATACAACTAATAGAAAATGAAAAACTTAATTTTGATACAAGTGTTGTTAAATATTTGGAATTAGATGATACAAAAATACCTGAAGGAGTAACTATACATAATTTATTAACACATACATCGGGTATAGCTGACTACTTCGATGAAAATGGAAGTGATTATGAATGGGAGAAACTTTGGTCTGAAAAACCTATTTATAGTTTTAAAAAGTTATCTGATTATATTCAATTATTTGCTTATGATGAACCTATATATAACGTTGGAGAAAAGTTTCAATATAATGGAGCAGGATATATTTTGTTAGGGCTTATTATAGAAAAAGCATCAGGAGTATCATATTTTGATTATGTAAGAAAGAATATATTTTCTAAATTAAATATGAATGATACAGATTTTATAAGCTTAGATGAAGTATATGATAATGTGGCAGAAGGTTATGAGCCTATAGAAATTGAAGAAGATAACATGGTTCTTTGGAAGAAAAATATTTACACAGCTACTCCTGTGCCAGCTTCTGATGGTGGTGCAACATCAACTGCATATGACCTTATAAATTTTGTACAATCTCTAAGAACTACAAAAATACTAGGAGAAGATATGACTAATAAGATTCTTATGCCACATGTATTAGATGAAGGTTCAAATGGATTTAGAGATTATGTATGGAAATATGGATATGGAAATTGGTTTATTTTGGATAAAGACAACAATGTAATTCGTGGTGGACATACTGGAGAAGAGTATGGAGTTAGTTGTAGATTATATTATTATCCATTCTTTAATATTGATGTTGTCATACTAGGAAATCAAGGGTGGTGTGCAGGGTCTCTTGGATGGGATATTCATGACATGATTATAAAAAGTAAACTATAG